A portion of the Edaphobacter lichenicola genome contains these proteins:
- a CDS encoding NAD-dependent succinate-semialdehyde dehydrogenase, giving the protein MAIESINPATGKLLRQFEPLTDEAARQKIALAAESFRTYALIPLEHRALWMRKLASILDNELDDLSALITLEMGKPIEASRYEILKCADACRYYAEHAARILAPESIPTEHNHSYVRWDPLGVVLAVMPWNFPFWQVFRFLAPALMAGNVAVLKHAPNVPQCALAIEALVRRAGFPRGTFQSLFLEVQQVETILGDDRIVAVTVTGSEAAGRAIGAQAGWLIKKSVLELGGSDPFLVMPSADLDLAIETAIRARCVNSGQSCIAAKRFIVADEIYDAFESRFVAGMEAIRVGDPMKPEIQVGPLATAHAVDLLEEQVKAATRVGARVLTGGERMLGAGNYFEPTVITGIPRNSAVYREELFGPVAMLFRAQDLNEAIEIANDTPFGLGASAWTRDPAEQQRFVAELQCGGVFLNTMVASDPRLPFGGIKRSGYGRELSAAGMREFLNAKTVVIASAASTHEAVSKPYLVAAADTVQTR; this is encoded by the coding sequence ATGGCTATCGAATCGATCAATCCCGCCACTGGCAAGCTTCTACGCCAGTTCGAACCGCTCACCGACGAGGCTGCGCGTCAGAAGATCGCGCTCGCTGCAGAGTCTTTTCGCACCTACGCGTTGATACCGCTCGAACATCGAGCTCTCTGGATGCGCAAACTTGCTTCCATCCTTGACAACGAGTTAGATGACCTCTCTGCTCTCATCACACTGGAGATGGGCAAGCCGATCGAAGCGTCCCGCTACGAAATTTTGAAGTGCGCCGATGCCTGCCGCTATTACGCCGAACACGCCGCACGAATCCTCGCACCCGAGTCCATTCCCACCGAGCACAACCACAGTTACGTCCGCTGGGATCCTCTCGGCGTCGTGCTCGCCGTAATGCCTTGGAACTTTCCGTTCTGGCAGGTATTTCGCTTCCTCGCACCTGCGTTGATGGCCGGCAACGTCGCAGTACTCAAACATGCTCCAAACGTTCCACAATGCGCTCTCGCCATCGAGGCCCTCGTCCGTCGCGCAGGCTTTCCCCGCGGTACTTTTCAAAGTCTCTTCCTCGAGGTACAGCAGGTCGAAACGATCCTTGGCGATGACCGCATCGTAGCCGTCACCGTCACCGGCAGCGAGGCCGCCGGCCGAGCCATCGGAGCGCAGGCAGGCTGGCTCATTAAAAAATCTGTCCTCGAACTCGGCGGCAGCGATCCATTCCTCGTAATGCCCTCAGCCGACCTCGATCTCGCCATCGAAACCGCCATCCGCGCACGCTGTGTCAACAGTGGACAATCCTGCATCGCCGCAAAACGCTTTATCGTCGCAGACGAGATCTACGATGCCTTCGAGTCCCGCTTCGTCGCTGGCATGGAGGCGATTCGCGTCGGCGATCCCATGAAGCCAGAGATCCAGGTCGGCCCACTCGCAACCGCGCACGCCGTTGATCTTCTCGAAGAGCAGGTGAAGGCCGCAACCCGCGTCGGCGCACGCGTCCTCACCGGCGGCGAGCGCATGCTCGGCGCAGGCAATTATTTCGAGCCCACCGTCATCACCGGTATCCCGCGCAACTCTGCGGTCTATCGCGAAGAACTCTTTGGCCCTGTCGCCATGCTCTTCCGGGCTCAGGATCTCAACGAAGCCATCGAGATCGCGAACGACACACCCTTTGGCCTCGGCGCCTCTGCCTGGACCCGTGATCCCGCCGAGCAGCAACGGTTCGTCGCTGAACTGCAGTGCGGCGGAGTCTTCCTGAACACCATGGTGGCCAGTGACCCGCGCTTGCCCTTCGGTGGAATCAAACGCTCCGGCTACGGACGGGAGCTATCTGCCGCAGGCATGCGTGAGTTCCTCAACGCAAAGACCGTTGTGATCGCGTCAGCAGCCTCAACGCACGAGGCTGTCAGCAAACCGTATCTGGTAGCTGCCGCCGACACCGTCCAAACCAGATAG